Proteins encoded together in one Rubripirellula reticaptiva window:
- a CDS encoding efflux RND transporter permease subunit → MGLIRFSLNNRFAVLAAAIALSVLGAAVIPGITIDILPDFKKPVVVSFFSYPGLPTLDMEKSVTSRVERALTLAGKIEHQESRTVPGAAVIKVFFQPGADASSAMNDIVNLEASDMFHLPPGIEWPFTLRSEPANLPVVLAAISGEGLSESELYTIGYYAVRNKMGGLKGVQIPHPFGGKFRQMMVYVDPQKLRAYHVSTSEVVEAMQKSNLVLAAGTARMGGTDYQIHPRNTLPNTDEIEAIPIAVRNGRPIFIRDVARVVDDAALQYNIVRVNGKRSVYCPLLREPGENTIEVVDRIYEGIAAEIPKMKERGDIPQATEVTLVSDQSSYIRNAMQNLLNQIGLGALLVGVVVMIFLRRFLPTIIIVSTILLAVLIGALGFAFTGQTINVMTLGGIALAIGTVVDAGIVVVENIIRHQRMGKTSGEAALDGTAEVSGAILAGTLTTLAVFLPAVFLTGMIKYLFAPLSLAAVLTIGASYILALTVVPAFCATLVREKFVKRDDTGIENGEPKAHGFYGAILSTVMKAPGLTSVLIVGCVGASFLLWPKIGTELFPEVDAGSFELRVKTLPGTALDQTEELVTRIEGTIKEMIPEEQIETIISNIGLPVGKGAGFSTVLSSNSGPDTAYLIVNLKQKGRSQSTSHYIESLRSKLAADYPLEQFLFVSGGIVNMALSEGVATPISIQVSAGSLQQCRDAAERIVDAVRPIAGTEDVQIAQALDYPQFDIQVDRTRAKYLGVDQEQVAQTVLTALGSSVGYSPTIWIDPKSGTDFFMGVQYESNDFESLEDVRNIPLSLETSDGPITIPLSNIATVSRVNIPGEIQHYNIARVNDVHVNVANRDIGSVAADIETTLADMEFENGVSVTLRGPIETMRSGMKLLGIGLAVAAFLVYLVLMAQFRSFTDPLIIMLAVPLGIGGVLVVLYFTNTNLNIQSLMGTLMMIGVVVNNSILLVDFANRRRREGLSSHDAALAAAQVRLRPILMTSLTLVASMLPLAFLWAPGNEAMIPLARALLGGIVVSTLLTLILVPCVYSIVHRDSVSPA, encoded by the coding sequence ATGGGTCTGATTCGTTTTTCGCTGAACAATCGCTTCGCCGTGTTGGCGGCTGCGATCGCGCTAAGTGTCCTGGGGGCTGCCGTGATTCCCGGCATCACGATCGACATTTTGCCCGACTTTAAAAAGCCGGTCGTGGTCAGCTTCTTTTCCTATCCAGGTTTGCCAACTCTGGACATGGAAAAGTCGGTCACATCACGCGTTGAACGCGCCTTGACTTTGGCGGGAAAGATTGAACATCAAGAGTCGAGGACCGTGCCCGGTGCGGCGGTCATCAAAGTCTTCTTTCAACCCGGTGCCGATGCTAGTTCGGCGATGAACGATATCGTCAACTTGGAAGCCAGTGATATGTTTCACTTGCCACCGGGAATCGAATGGCCGTTCACCTTGCGCAGCGAACCTGCCAACTTGCCAGTTGTTCTAGCTGCGATCTCAGGCGAAGGGCTATCCGAGTCGGAACTTTACACGATCGGATACTATGCCGTTCGAAACAAAATGGGTGGATTGAAAGGCGTTCAAATTCCACACCCATTCGGCGGCAAGTTTCGTCAAATGATGGTCTACGTCGACCCCCAGAAACTTCGCGCCTATCACGTCAGCACGTCTGAGGTGGTCGAGGCAATGCAAAAGTCAAATCTCGTATTAGCCGCCGGGACCGCACGCATGGGCGGAACGGACTATCAAATTCATCCTCGCAACACGCTGCCCAATACCGACGAAATCGAAGCCATTCCGATCGCGGTTCGCAATGGTCGGCCAATCTTTATCCGCGACGTCGCGCGAGTCGTCGACGATGCCGCGCTTCAGTACAACATCGTGCGAGTCAACGGCAAACGAAGCGTCTATTGTCCGCTGCTTCGCGAACCTGGTGAAAACACCATTGAAGTCGTCGACCGCATCTACGAAGGAATCGCTGCGGAAATTCCTAAGATGAAAGAGCGGGGAGACATTCCCCAGGCTACCGAAGTCACGTTGGTGTCGGACCAATCGAGCTACATCCGCAACGCCATGCAAAACCTGCTGAACCAAATCGGGCTAGGCGCATTGCTAGTCGGTGTGGTCGTGATGATCTTCCTGCGGCGTTTTCTGCCAACGATCATCATCGTTTCGACGATCCTGTTAGCGGTATTGATCGGTGCACTCGGTTTTGCGTTTACAGGACAAACGATCAACGTGATGACGCTTGGCGGGATCGCGCTGGCCATTGGTACGGTTGTGGATGCCGGCATCGTTGTCGTCGAAAATATCATTCGTCACCAACGAATGGGAAAGACATCTGGCGAAGCTGCACTCGATGGAACCGCCGAAGTTTCGGGCGCGATTCTAGCTGGGACGCTGACGACGCTTGCCGTCTTTTTGCCAGCCGTTTTCTTGACCGGGATGATCAAGTACTTGTTCGCGCCGCTGTCTTTGGCTGCGGTCTTAACAATCGGCGCTTCCTACATCTTGGCTTTGACAGTCGTCCCGGCATTTTGTGCGACGCTTGTTCGGGAAAAGTTTGTCAAGCGTGACGACACAGGAATCGAAAATGGCGAGCCGAAAGCACACGGCTTCTATGGAGCAATCTTAAGTACAGTGATGAAGGCACCTGGGTTGACGTCGGTTTTGATCGTCGGTTGTGTAGGAGCGTCATTCTTGTTGTGGCCAAAAATCGGTACCGAGCTATTCCCCGAGGTCGACGCGGGCAGCTTTGAGTTGCGAGTTAAGACGTTACCGGGTACCGCACTCGATCAAACCGAAGAATTGGTGACTCGAATCGAGGGCACCATCAAAGAGATGATCCCCGAAGAGCAAATCGAAACGATCATCTCCAATATCGGCTTACCCGTCGGGAAAGGCGCCGGATTCTCAACGGTACTAAGCTCGAATTCTGGGCCCGATACGGCTTACTTGATTGTTAACCTGAAGCAAAAAGGTCGATCGCAGAGCACTAGCCACTACATCGAATCGCTTCGTAGCAAGCTGGCCGCGGACTATCCGCTTGAACAGTTTCTGTTTGTCTCGGGCGGGATCGTAAACATGGCACTCAGCGAAGGTGTGGCAACGCCAATCAGCATTCAGGTTTCGGCCGGGTCACTACAACAGTGTCGCGATGCAGCGGAACGGATCGTCGATGCGGTACGCCCCATCGCGGGTACCGAAGACGTGCAAATCGCGCAGGCACTCGACTATCCCCAGTTCGACATCCAAGTGGACCGCACAAGAGCCAAGTACTTGGGCGTAGATCAAGAACAAGTCGCCCAGACCGTTCTAACTGCCCTTGGTTCTAGCGTTGGATACTCGCCCACGATTTGGATCGACCCTAAATCCGGTACTGACTTCTTCATGGGCGTTCAATATGAGTCGAATGACTTCGAGTCGCTGGAGGACGTGCGAAACATTCCGCTCTCATTGGAAACTTCCGACGGTCCGATCACGATTCCGTTGTCGAACATTGCAACGGTTAGTCGTGTCAATATTCCCGGCGAGATCCAGCACTACAACATTGCTCGTGTCAACGATGTTCACGTCAACGTCGCGAACCGTGATATCGGTTCGGTTGCCGCCGACATCGAAACCACATTGGCGGACATGGAATTCGAAAACGGCGTCTCGGTCACATTGCGTGGTCCCATCGAAACGATGCGTTCGGGAATGAAGTTGCTCGGAATTGGATTGGCCGTCGCAGCGTTCTTGGTTTATTTGGTCTTGATGGCTCAGTTTCGATCATTCACCGACCCGTTAATCATCATGTTGGCGGTTCCACTTGGAATCGGCGGAGTCCTGGTGGTGCTGTACTTCACAAACACGAATCTGAATATCCAGTCCTTGATGGGTACCTTGATGATGATTGGCGTTGTTGTCAACAATTCGATTTTGTTGGTCGACTTTGCCAACCGGCGTCGTCGCGAAGGACTGTCGTCCCACGACGCTGCCTTGGCTGCGGCCCAGGTTCGACTGCGGCCGATTCTGATGACTTCCCTGACGTTGGTCGCTTCGATGTTGCCGCTGGCGTTTCTATGGGCTCCGGGTAACGAAGCCATGATTCCACTTGCACGAGCGCTGCTGGGAGGAATCGTGGTCTCGACCCTACTGACGTTGATTTTGGTGCCATGCGTTTATTCGATTGTGCACCGAGATTCAGTGTCACCGGCATGA